From the genome of Chaetodon trifascialis isolate fChaTrf1 chromosome 4, fChaTrf1.hap1, whole genome shotgun sequence:
tcatgtctgtatgcaaTAACTTTATTTGAATAATGTCTTTAACTTATTTACATTTATCTCAAATACAAGTTTACGATTTGATTCCCTGCTGAAGCCACTGAGTTACAGCCAGTGTCCTGGCTATTCAGCTGATAACACGTATTCCAACCCAAACGAAAATGTTTATATATTCAAtacagtgtgcatgtgcgtgtacCAGTGTGTGACACAGCCAACACACCACTTGAAAGACATGCATACATCTGTCCAGTGTTCAGCATGGAGACAGTGCCACTCTTTTGCACTATGCTACTCACAGTTCTGCACTGTAACGTATCCTGACCTGTCAATATCAGGTCACAAGCTCACACAGCGTATGTCAGTTTTCAGCTCTTGTCTTGCTAAGTTAAAGAGGTTTACAGCAATAAGTTTTACACAGTGTGATCAAACGGGCTGTCCAGGAACAAAATCTCACTCTCTAAGAACTTCATTCAGTGTTGAGTCATGGTTCATCCAGAGTCCTGCTGTATGAGGACAAAttctccccctctgctctcGCTTACCATACACCTTCTGCTTCTCACAGCCTCCATTTGATCGCTGCTACTCTTGCCCTTCTACTTTCACTTCTAAGGTCTGTGAACCTACATGTAAAGTTTGCAGGCATTGTCTTTAAGCTGCAAACAGGAACAAGAAATGCAACGTTCAACATTCAACACTCGGACAAAGACGTCAAGCTGGTCCTGCCCAGTCCTGACTGACAGGCAACCCGCAGAGAACGTGGCTGTCACTGCTGAAGAATGTGAGAATGTGACCTGACCAGACCCTGCACAGAACgatcctcttctctgtcctgaCCAATTATCTTTCTGAGATGACGTCCGTCCCCCAGAGGCCACAATAATAAGCAAAAACAGTATTTAGAGGAACACACCACTGTAATTCAACCTCACAACCTTCAGCTGTTTGCTCAAGCATCATGACTTAACTGCACACGTTTTTACCCTTTAGTTTTGGAGGATGCTGACCAGCAACAGAGATGCAACTAAGGCTCATATTCATGACAGAGTAACATACTGGGTATTTTTGGATTAATGATTTTTAAGCCTAAACACTATACTgccaaaaatgtaaacaaaggtTGACAACACAATTAGCACAATGCTACATGTTACAAAATATATGACATATGGGCATGCAAGTTTTACACAAACTAGTGTAGTAAGTCACTGGATACCGCTGCTGTGAAAGCTGACAGCTAAGCAGACGTGCTTAACTCGTCCATGTGTGCTGAAGTTTCAAATTCTCCCGAATATCAATAAGGGCCCAGTTTACATGAGGtgaccatacacacacaaaaccagtgTATGATACAAGACATTGAACATGGGCTCAGGCTGTGTTGGACCATTCAAACAGGCTATTGCTGTGCCATCGTGTTCAGACCGCAGCGGTAATCTATTCATCATTTTCCTAAGTTCTCCTTGTACATCAGTGATATGACAGAAGATTCTTCAAGTACCAGTTACCACTACATAGTGCAGTCAAGTCCCGTTTGGGAGGGGGCAGCTATGCAAACCATGATAACATGATGTTAATAAACATGAGGCATTCTGCTTCTTGGTTTTACTACATTAATCAGTGGTGACATACATGCTGCACACCTGTTTCTTCCTCGTGAGAAGAGCTTTGGTCTGTGCACGCTGCGAGGAAAGTTTACGACACATCATCATTTATCATCTGATTTTCATGTTGAATTTTTCGATGACTGGTTAGCTTATTTATCGGGTTGTTTCTTTGAACTGACAATAATGACTCATAATGTTGATCCATTCATGTGATATTCagatgaatacacacacatagttgTTATTTTGCTGTGAGCCAAACTAGCAGCCTCTGCCTCGCCACGTTAACAGTCTATGTCACGTTATAGGTCTGATAAACAGACATTATACACATACGTAGCACCTGTAGGTGTAAACTTCTGACCTATGTGGATATTCTGTATATATGCAGACGGAGCTGAATGAAGCTGTCTTTACCTCATAACTGCAGCGTAGACAACATTTATTGACAGAATACAAGTGAAGTTATCCAAACAGCGGCAGAAACTAAATCCCAGCTAGAAAATAATTCTATTTTTTATTCCGCTGCTACTTTCAGAAttcagcacaaaacaaagagattaATGCAACACCCTGTTCATTCCCACAGTACTTAGCTCACAGTTTCCAGCAAAACCTAAAACCCACCACAGAGTGGTACACTACTCACTTAGCCCGTGTGACGTACCTTAAGGCCATAGAGCAGGGGCtgcaactggaaagagaaaggagggtCCACGAGTTCACTGCACAAGATTCTGAAACAGAAGGCATAGAAATGATGTCTTCATGAGGAGACAGACACACCAACCTCCTCTGCTATTTATCAGTGAGCACAAAAGATCCTCTTTAAACCTGAAATTTGAAGCAGATCCAATTCAGCTTAGACTGGACACAAAACATTAAACGAAAGTCAGTCTGTGTGGATTATTTCAGTCACTTCAACATTCCAGTGACAAGATTCTGCTTTTTCTAAAGTTACGTTTTTTGTCAGTGATGGTTTGCTGTGATACAGAGCAACATCCCGCGTAACGACAGAGACGTAAATGCGGAGTGCTGTTGGACAGTCCGGTCTTGGTCACAGCAAAGTGATAGGTCGGCCTAATGTTGGCTTCAGCCTGGTTTGCTCTGTGCTGGGACAGGATTAAAACCTCCTCCTGAGCAGAGTAATAATCTGAAGATTACACACTACATCCAAGAGGCAGTTACATAAGCGATCAGAGCCTCCAAAACTGTACTTTCTTTTCAGTTTATCAGCATGGTGGGTGAAAGCGGCTCCTTTTATAGTCAGGTAATCTCATATGCAGTCATACAGTCATTGTTACTATCAGTCTCAGAGAAGAATATAGCCTATTcatatcttttttaaaaaaaagttaagctaaaaaagaagcaaaatcCAGTGACAATGGACTGGCACGCAGAAGAGATAAGCACAAGAGACCAGAAACATCGAACCATTATCAAACAGTGTAGTGTaacaaaggaaggaagaagaagccACTGAGTCACACAGCAGCCAGACAGAGAAGTTGAGGTGTGAGAACTTCCACTGTAGCACTGTGGACAGATGGTGAGAACAGGTCAGAGCAGACATCAAGTCAAAGAAACACCAAACGAAACAAAAACCTTAAAGGCCCAAAAGTCATGTTGCAGCAACGCGGCACATGTCTTTATCCCAcccaccacaaacacagcaacattcTTAGATGCAATTACTTGCTTCTCACGCTGACAGACCTGTGAATAATACATCTGACTTCCTGTTCCAACTCAGCAACTCCAAAAAACGAAAAAGTGTGACCACAGAAAAAGGGTAAACCAAACCCTGCGCACATCCTGAATGCTGTAGCACAGCCACAGACTGAGCTCGCGCTCTATATTTAagctctcagacacacacgttTCTCTGGTAGTGCCAAAACATATCATAACTCAACATAGCTCGTTAATTCTTAACAAATTGGTGCATTTGCAGATCTCTGTATGGTTTCGGGGTTTAAACATTGTACATTTTGCTGTAACTGCAACATATGGGAAGGGCTAAAGGTCAGGAGAGCAGAACTGATCTGATCAATGTTTAACTGCACTTCATTTAATACTGCCCTGCAATTTCCAGCACGCAGCAAGGATGCTGTAAATAGGAGGCTGGCACCCAGGAAGCAAGAGATATCCCTGACAAAGGCAAGATTGTCCCATCTCATTTCACTGTGTTCCCTTCAGCTGTCTGCCACATATCGACTTCCAGCAGTCCTGTGCAGCGTCCTTCGAGCTCATCTTAGAAATGAATCACAGTTGCAAATGAAAATCTTGAAAACAAACTCAAGAATGTCTAAAGCGCTGTATTCGCTGTACTTGTCTTGAAGAATTTGGGCCAGCTCGTATTCAGAAATGGGCAGTTTGCGACAGTAAATTGGACAAAGGGGGAATAGCCTATATCTGGCTCCCTCCAATGCTAAATGACAGGCCTGGCCCTGTCATAATCACTACCTCTTGAGCGGAAACATTACTGGCTTCTTCCGACTGCGAAGGGAAGTGCATAAACAAACACCTTTTTGCGTGTTTCAAAGGATATTCTTCATATCTTTATCTTGCTCTGGGGGGGACATGTATAGCCAGAAAATACGAAGCATTAACGTACGATGAGTGGATCTAAACATGGCAGAAACACTAGCAGCTCAGCTGAGGCCGTCTTGAGGGCAAAGACAGGGTGGTTTCTTTGGCGAAGGCAGACCCAAACATCAATTATGCTCCAAACGCTCTCTCCCAAAGCCAAGGATAATCTTCCTCAGCAGGGCTCAATTATAGGTTATTTCTAGCTAGACTCAGGCCTTATTGTGTGCTACATTACGCCAAGTCCTTCAATGCAATCAATGAAAAGAATGCCTAAACCTTGTAAATGAGAACAAGTGATGCTGCACTCCTTGTACAGGGATGAGGAGACTTTTGGAAGTTAGCTTTATGAAGGTCAGAGAGATGGTGACCAAGTGCTGATTTCACAACACGACCAATCATCGCTCAtcacccacaaacacagaaacgcGAAAACAGCAGGttgaaaacaaatcattttGTTAACCAGACTTATGTAGGCTGCCGAACATTACAAAGTGACCTCATTCATCTTAATTTTTGTTCTGTCACGTATTTTGGAACAACATCACCACTTTCAGCCATTCACCAGCTCATTAATATTTTTACCATCATAGGGCCGCAACTAACGATGACTTTCACTCTGGAttgatctgctgattattttcattatcagttaatcatttagtctataaattatcaaaaaagcataaaaagatGCTTGACACATTTTCCTAGCGCCCAAATGGACATATTCAAGTTGCTTcatttgtccaaccaacagttcaaaaccaACAGGCTGTAATTTACTgccataaatgacaaagaaaagcagaaaatccttaAATTTAAGGAGctggaagcagcaaatgtttgacatttttgctagAAAAATGGCTGAAACAACCAATCGATTATCAAAACAGCTGCCAGTTTATCTTCTTTCCACTGACTCATCACTGCAGCTTTATCTTCTTCACAGGAAGCCTTCATTGTAGTATGTGAATTTCCCACGAACAGAATGAAAGAGCACAGCCATGCCATTAAATCCTAAGTGCTCTAGAGATACAATTCGCCTTGGGTTCGACGCTCAGTGCAGGCCAGCGCAACCATAAAGATGGGTTCTACCACACAGAGGAATCAGTTAAAGACAACATTCAGTTGAACGGCAAGGTTTTCAGCCAAACTTATGAGCAGTTCCTCCAAGCCTTATTTGTTCAGTTGTCCAGTTAATAATTTAACCATGagcaaatgtaaacacacacacagacacctggaTCCAACCGATCTGTAACCAGGCCAAATAAGTGACAGCTGATATTCTAAAATTGAGAGCTCAGATAATTTTGCAGAAGGTCAACCAGGATTTCCTACAGGATGGGCCCATTTAGAACCAGGTTAACCCATGAGGTCGAGGGGCATGGAGGCAGGTGCTGAACCTCCAAAATATTTGTTACAAGCTCATTTAAAGAGAGACACTAGAGCAGTCAGACATATTAAGGCAAAGGTTTTgaacagggaaaaaaatcaaataacaaaacaagCTGGATGGACAAAAGCTGCTTGTATGCAAGAGGCCAGTAACATGACACCTAAAAAATGTGCAGCAATCAATAGCTGCAGCGAGTTCAAACATACCAACAGACCCCACAGCAACCAACTTTTTGAAACAACAGCACTCTAAGATCAAAAACCCAAATTAAGAATTGAGTTATTTTTGTATTACATAATATTTTTGTAGCCACCACTGAAATGCTGAGTTAACAGTTAATCCTTGCAGGGGGCAGCTTAGTGAGGGGCCACTGTTGGGGCACTTTACAGAGCTTGGTTTTTCATCCACATACTCTTCAATGCCATTAATGTCTTACCAGATTAATCCGAACACACTAATTCACTGGAATTATGGCCCAGATAATCACAAATAGATAGTGATCTGCAATCTAGGGGGATTCCCTCTAGTTTGTGCATGTACTAGAGAAGACACTACACATCTGCACTGCTATCAGAGGCTTATCCTGGCAGGGATGAAGCAGGCATCAGCCATTTGCAAAGACTGATGATCTAGTGGGCCAGGGCAAGGACAAAACTGCACAATCTTGTGCATAAAAAGCTTAAACTATGTGTGCTACTTCCTAGCAGTGCCACTGCAGCAGACATCTGACATGGTACACTGCAGcaaaatcaaacattaaatgagcaaaaatgacatttagcTTTACCGTCCTTTAACTTTTATATGTGAACATGCACAACAAAAGTTCTCACTGCTGAGAGCACAGTCCACCCACACGTGGGTCCATGAGTGAACACAAAACGACTTTTCTTCTGTCACTGTGCCTTCGTCTGAAATAGTTTGGCCATCTCCACCTCCAACCGCACAGCAGACCGACCAgattcctgtctgtctgtatccaAGTGCCACTGCATGGGTCTCTACTGCACACGAACAAATGCTTTATTGTATGTCAGATGCACTCTGAACAAGGAGGATGAAGTCCTCAGAGGAATGTTGGATGCAAAGATGACAGTTGTCTCACTGTTGTGGCAATGCATAAGCACCACCATGCTCAGTCCCTACAAACAGACCACCTTTTAAAGTGTgacttcaaacaaacaaaagtgctCTCTTACATATAGCTAAGCACAATAGCGCAGCTTTATTTCACTGTGCCCCAGATAAATCTGGTgcattaccaaaaaaaaaaaaaaacactaggTTCACTCAGTTGACTGTATGCGCGTGGTTATTTTGATACTGCAGGTTAACATACCACACAATTTTGCTGACTGACacgaacatttttttttttttttttaacaacaaagacaaaactgtgACCAAAAAGAGAAGCACGTTCAAACTGAATAGCACACAGTAAGGTAACGTTCATGGTAGCTTTTAGTTAGCAACTAGCCTGCTGTTGATACTAAAGCAAAGTGCTAATGTTGAGCAGGAGGCTAGctagcagcaggaggagcagcagcaactTGATTTAGCTGACCAGCCAGTTGTCAACTATAAGTTAACGTTCAACATACTAACGTTCGTATGATAGCAATGTTAACAGACCAGCTAGCTATTTGGCAGTGATAAAACTAACGACAACAGGAATCCGTACGGCATATACGACTAAACTTGCAGGGCAGCTAGGCGATTAACTCACACTAGCAGGAGCCAAACTCCTTCTTTAGCATGCTACGGCAGCCAATTTTGGAACCACAGTTGGAAAGCTAACGTTAACCTCAACGGCAAAGTTAATCACGGAACTTGACGTACGACAACGTTAACTACATTAGATAGCAACCGCCGTGTCCTCAGTTACTTCTATATTCGTTAAGCTGACAATACTCACaacttttgtttcctctccctTTAGTTGAGCTAGGTAGCTAGCTTGCAGACGTTCTTTTCATTTGCCGAACAAGCTTCAACGTCCTGGCCCTCCTCCATTGGAAGGATTTGCGTAGtggtgtgatttttttttctcagtctgtttctgtgttgggAGAGCTCCACTGTCAGAACAGTCGGCAGCCCGTTTGTCCCGCCTCCTTTAACGCGATTGGCCGAGATGGTAGACGCCTACATGAAATGCAGCTTTCTATTTCACCAAAAACGTGGCAATCCCAAGAAAACGACCTGTTGATTGGATGACGTCTTGAGGGTGACGTTTGCACGGGTGCACTTTCCATCCTATCCGGCGTACACCGAATCTTACACGAGTAGGCGGGTATTCGAAAGAGCCGATCTGCAGTGCCAGGTGTGGGGCCAAAGCCACGTTTGGAGGCGGCAACACCAACATATTTTGTCGCGCCACActtggctaaaaaaaaaaaaaaaggcttatattaaaaacataaagcaCGACTTATACATACTATATTGTTAAAATACTAAGTTTTCAAACAACTCAGCTCCCTGTTGGCATCTAATAATACTTCCTGTATTGTGTGGTCTCGATTTGACTGCATGACTGAGATTGCTATAAACTGGCAAAAACCCAGTTGCATTGTTACtggttgtttctgctgcattcaACGCAGTCGCCCATGTTATATTATTAGACAGGCTGGTAAACTGGGTTGGATTTTCTGGCACAGTCCTACATTTGTCCACTCCTATTTGGAAGATATTTGTAATAACACACAATCTAACtcttattttgcatttattcatatttaggCTGCTCTACTTTAATGGTTTCCCTGAAGGACCCTCCAAAAACAGTCCCCACAGGCCATTCAGAGCACAGCTGCTTGAGTTTTtactgaaacaaaaaactcaaaactcaTGTGGCTACATGTGTGTCAGAGGATTGATCTTTAAATACTTTTACCTACTATGAAGCTCAAAGGGCCAAAATACACCTTTGATCTGCTTCTGTATGAACTCTGCAAACTGAAACCAGTTTGCTTACTCatcaaaaagtgaaatgaaaccTGGTGAAGCAGCTTGAAGTCTCTGTATGTCCCATCGTGAGGTTTGTCCTGGATATGTTGTACATACAGTACCACAGGTTTACACAGTGTGGCAATACAGACCAACTGTTCataagaaatgagaaaatatcaTTAGGTAGGGCTACTGACGGTTATCATAATCAAACATACAGACCATTTAAAGGAACAGACGTGTTTGTACGTCACTCTGTTCTGTGATTTTTAGGGCTATAACTGCCTCTTTAATTGTTTGTTCACTGGATGATTAGAAACCTAAAGGAGCTTGTTTCCATCACTCAAACAGCTGAAACTCTGCTGACACCCTCTGCTGAGATACCACTCCCCAAACCAATGGCGTATTCATTGTGTATCTGTCAATCTGTTAACATAATTTACTCATTAAAAATTTGATTTATGTCAAatatgctgttgtttttttttttgtttcttcagtcAATATAAGCAAATATGAGAATACAGAGGATGGTTATTGTTATAATTGTATTAGAATTGTTCATTGGTAATAATGCTAacttgtgaaaatgaaaaagctttATTCCTTTATTGCAGTACCTACAGGAGACTTTGTACACCTGCAAAGAAAGTGGTACATGTCCAGATAAAACTGGAACAAAGTCACAAACGATCTATGGCTGAAAGGGCAGcagctccccctagtggcctCTGTGTGTGGTTTCTCCTGGATGATGCACAGGATCCCAAAACAGTTTGCTTTAGACAAATGGATAGATGGAGCCACGCTGAGAGCCAGTCCTTCTGTGCCTCTGATGGAATTAATAAACatcatatttatattattttaacaCAAGTGTACAAAGCTCTACATGGGACTTACAGACAAGAACTCAAATACTTCAGCGTCACATATTGTTAATTTTCATTTAGGATTTTTACATGTCTGTGAGTACTTATGTAGCAGTATTCTGTATTAATCTGTCATCAGAGTTGTGTACACTATATATGTTTGTAATTGCTCTGTCAACATTTGATCCATTTACCTTTAGATTTTAGCTTCTTCTGCAGGTGCAGCTTCAGCTTTTTTCTTACATTCTTCACACACATGGTGGCATCTGTTGGGGTAAAATCTGGTCAGTGACATGCAGAGGCTTGAGGAaatttttcattgttatgtATAATTTTAATCTATCCAAGCAGAAGTGTTGCATCACAATCACAGATTATACTGTTTGAATGGCTTGTGGTGTAATATTGATGGTCAGCAGAGGCACAGCAGGAAATAATTAGTGTGGCTTTTggttttatgtttatgttaaaaTCATATCTTCTTCAAATTATTCCTCAATTATCGCTTGATCATCACGCACTCATAACTGTTATTACTTTAACACAGCATCACGTGTCTAGACGATAAGCCTCAGCCATGACAAAATGATAACAAGCAGGAGTTTTAAGGACCTTTGGTCACTACCAAAGCGAGGGTATTCCCCACCTGTGCCCACGACCAGAGTCCTTAAACGGTCCAAAGCGACCTCCCTCAAACCAGGGTCCAAATCCTGGTTTATCCCCAGTACCAAGCGCCTGAAACTTGCTTCGACAAGTTCCAACATAAGATGCTTTCCCCACTGCAAAACCAAGGATCCCCGCAACTGAAGAAAAGAATCATAGTTAGGGTCCAATGATTGCTGAGGGACTGTTCAAAGCATATACTGAGACACTGAGTCCAACATACTGTACGGTACACACCTGCTAGTTTTGGAAAGGGACCAAATCGCTGCGATGATTTCCAGATGCCTGCGAGGAAATGAACTTGAACTCAATCCAAATGGGATGATTACAAAAATGACTGCTTTACATGTGTCATGGTGGTGCGCTGGAAGAAGAGGGTTTGAAAGTCAGTGCTTTACCGTTGTAGATGAGACCACCAGTGACAGCCATGCTGcccagagagaggggaagagctAGATGAAGACATGAAATAAAGCCAAATGAGGCAATAGTCTGCTGATCAAAGCCATACAGTAAGAGACATATGGAGACATACTGTGGAAACACCacaacccccctcccctcccctcccctcccctcccctcccctcccctccccagcCAGACTCATTCAGCTCCTGTCATGGACTGATCCTCCCATGCTTGGCTTGAGCTCAATCTGACTGAACTTTGCCCTGTGAAGTAGTAAGACTCAACAATTCGTCCACTAAATCTGAGAGCAACGACGGGACTTCCAATTCAGGAAGAACTGACTGTTGTAACTGTGCAGTCAAGCTGGCAGCGGCACAGCAGATGGAGGCTAAAGACGATAAAGTGTTGACACATAAAACATGGATCACTTCCAGCCAGTCAGCCAAGCTAACCCTGGCAGTTTATGCTGTCAACCCGGCCACAATATTTTCTGTCCTGCGTGCTGCTTGTTGTGGTGTGTGAGCAACATTCGTCTCGCTACAATACTGGTCTGACAGTGGCATTAcagctgtgtgggtgtgcataaCTGACATAGCTCTAAATCCCTTGTTAGTTTTGTTACACCTGTTAGAGCAGGTCATTTTTAAGGATTAAGTTGGGTATACAGTGACCTCAGAACACACCCCTGCCCTCCTCCATCCAACCTAAACTTGAAACGGGGTCTAATCAGCCACAGTAACTGAGACAGCACAGTCAGAAAAATTCACTGAATTCTACGGAGTCCCGGAGTGGAcatacagaggaaaaaacataaGGTGGTTGCGTTTTACAAATGCCATAGAGTATACACTACATTGAATACCTAGTTACAAGCACATTCTATTCTATCCTTCTGTAAATACTCTTTTTATAAtctattttttgctgttttgtgtatACTTATAGTTTCTCggtatatatatttttagttttttttattttgtcttttatattttgttttatatatgtattattgttattattattattaataatattattattgctttttttccctctctctcttctaattttattcttgtaaggagcacctgcaacaaaaacaatttcccctcggggatcaataaagggATTCTGAGTCTGATTCTGAAAAGATATAAACACGCAACTGCGGTGCGTCTCAATCCAAGCGCAGCCATCGTGCGTAATGACGCACGCAGCTCAATCATCAACACCGTTAGCTGttaactgaataaataaatagccaTGTGCCCGCTGTTTATAGCATCAGCCTGACATAAATCCTTCACCAAAACGAACCTCTGTTGATCACAAAGGCTCCACGCAGTCTGACAAACGCGCGTAAAGACGCAGAAAATCTTCCTTTTCCTGACATCTTACCGACTATCTTATACTAACCTTCTGGTCTGAATTAGTGAAAGGTCCGAGGTTAAATCATGAGCACGATTAACTTTGAATGTGACACAGCAAACCCGCGGACAATGTCTTGATAACATATACAGACAGCTGGCACGGAGCTATTTTTTGTCTCGGGGATCGCTAACGGCGTTGTTGACAGAGTCGTTTGCGTCTTTACGCACGGTGGATAAACGTGGATTGCGACGTACCGTAAATATTGACAGCCTTCTGTATACACTTCTCCCTGCAGGAGTGTAACCAAAATAGTATTTCTGTCTATGGCCACTCCGAGGCTCCACAGAATTCTTTaccaaagattaaaaaaacaagcacCGAAAAGAGGTCCATAAAGTGTGCACGAGGCTTCGGTGTAAATGTAACATGGCAGTGACCGTTAACATGTTCCCATACGAGGCTGTTTAGAGGTCGCTGTGAATTCAACAAAGAGgaatgtaaacacagtggaCATAACAGGGCGTTGATGGAGGAGCCCTGCCCCACTGCCTCCACTACAAAAGACTTGTGCAATACACCTGGAAGAATACACTCTGGCCAACGCGGTGATCTTTGAACGAGCTTGTCCGTTTgctaaaatgatgaaaagaaaattagtaagaaaacatgtttctacTGAGAGTGTACCTCTGTACCAGAAGCTCTCCTCTTGGCACTCTTTCCAAATCCTTCTCACATCATCTCTGTGGACATGGCGCTCACTCATGGGGCTCTGTGCGACACAGAGGGCAGAGCAGACATCATATCTGCAGCACAGCGGCCTGAGAAAACTCTCATCATCCAGTAGAAGTTGTTAGCTGCCTCTCACCTTCCACTCCCCTTTCACCGCTGCCGGAGCGGAGGCAGCAGcttcctctgtcttcactgtTCCAGTCTGTCCAGATGCGTCAGAACTCATGATGCAGGAGCTTCCAGGAGTCTAGTTTGGACCTGAACTGGGACCTTTCTGATGCTCGTACACTACCACTGTCTCAGCGTTTGATATCTGTCTGATTATAATTGCTGCACCCTGCACTTTCTTGAGAACTCCGCCTCCCTTGAAAAAACAGGCGCCGTCCGTTAAAAGctgtttcaaaataaatcaaataaggCATaaagcaggtaaaaaaaaaaatgct
Proteins encoded in this window:
- the ociad2 gene encoding OCIA domain-containing protein 2; amino-acid sequence: MSSDASGQTGTVKTEEAAASAPAAVKGEWKSPMSERHVHRDDVRRIWKECQEESFWYRALPLSLGSMAVTGGLIYNGIWKSSQRFGPFPKLAVAGILGFAVGKASYVGTCRSKFQALGTGDKPGFGPWFEGGRFGPFKDSGRGHRCHHVCEECKKKAEAAPAEEAKI